The following are encoded together in the Pseudoalteromonas piscicida genome:
- the tsaE gene encoding tRNA (adenosine(37)-N6)-threonylcarbamoyltransferase complex ATPase subunit type 1 TsaE, with protein MTTGHMKFDLADEPATVAMGNKIANVIRQGAVLFLHGDLGAGKTTLTRGIVQSLGHSGKVKSPTYTLVEPYELDDVSIYHFDLYRLGSPEELEYMGIRDYFASNAICVVEWPEKGEGFIPNPDIDVTMQYAGDGRQITLEAKSSRGEALLKQLQDYA; from the coding sequence GTGACGACAGGTCATATGAAATTCGATTTGGCTGATGAGCCAGCAACAGTTGCCATGGGTAATAAAATTGCCAATGTTATTCGTCAAGGTGCGGTACTATTTTTACACGGTGATTTAGGCGCAGGTAAAACCACGCTCACTCGCGGTATTGTGCAAAGCCTTGGTCATTCAGGTAAGGTAAAAAGTCCAACTTATACCTTAGTTGAACCTTATGAACTGGATGATGTCTCAATATATCATTTTGATTTATATCGATTAGGTTCGCCTGAAGAGCTCGAATACATGGGGATCCGGGATTACTTTGCAAGTAATGCTATCTGTGTTGTTGAGTGGCCTGAAAAAGGTGAAGGCTTTATTCCAAACCCAGATATAGACGTCACAATGCAGTATGCTGGTGATGGCCGTCAAATTACACTTGAGGCCAAGTCTAGCCGCGGCGAGGCACTATTAAAACAATTACAAGATTATGCGTAA
- a CDS encoding NAD(P)H-hydrate dehydratase, with amino-acid sequence MANEYTDNLPQFAYSAQQVQQYEAKAAKLSGTDLSTLMQRAGAAAFRFIENSQPKSSHILIITGKGNNAGDGFVVAQLCQQAGFSVTVFALFEPENLTGDAQQAFSQYQGALVFSLGDVELSQFTVVVDGVFGTGFRGELPEHICHCFDKINKLPITRLALDVPSGINATTGEIAPSAFLATETMTFIALKQGLLSGSARRFVGTLWLADLDVGDAFKTLVTPTSNYLNHDTLMAARPERALDSYKNAHGHVLLIGGNRGMAGAIRLAAEAALRAGAGLVSVATHPDNIASVLQGRFELMVHGVESADELSPLMKKASVIVLGPGLGQDAWAKALFKCAMATELPMVVDADGLNCLADSPRQKSNWVLTPHLGEAKRLLSHSKTPLNEHDRFAVAKKISHEYGAVTVLKGPGSLISEDERININRSGCAGMASAGMGDVLSGIIGGLIAQGMEAFAATNLAVYIHGLAAEQAAHDGEKGMLAGDLFEHIRGILG; translated from the coding sequence ATGGCTAATGAATACACGGACAATTTACCACAATTTGCTTATTCAGCCCAGCAAGTGCAGCAATATGAAGCAAAAGCGGCAAAGTTATCAGGCACTGATCTGAGTACTTTAATGCAGCGAGCTGGGGCCGCTGCATTTCGCTTTATTGAAAACAGCCAGCCCAAATCCAGTCATATCTTAATTATCACAGGTAAAGGCAATAACGCGGGAGACGGTTTTGTCGTCGCTCAATTATGTCAGCAGGCCGGATTTTCCGTAACAGTATTCGCGCTATTTGAACCCGAAAATTTGACGGGCGATGCGCAGCAGGCATTTTCTCAATATCAAGGCGCATTGGTTTTTTCATTAGGCGATGTAGAGTTAAGTCAGTTTACGGTTGTAGTTGATGGCGTGTTTGGTACAGGCTTTAGAGGTGAACTACCTGAGCACATTTGTCATTGTTTTGACAAAATAAATAAGCTGCCGATCACTAGGTTGGCCCTTGACGTACCAAGCGGGATAAATGCCACAACTGGAGAAATTGCACCTAGCGCATTTTTAGCCACCGAAACCATGACCTTTATCGCGTTAAAACAGGGTTTACTTAGCGGCTCTGCAAGACGCTTTGTGGGGACATTATGGTTAGCCGACTTGGATGTTGGTGACGCATTTAAAACTCTAGTAACGCCAACATCTAATTACTTAAATCATGACACGTTAATGGCAGCAAGGCCCGAGCGAGCGCTAGATAGCTACAAAAATGCACATGGGCATGTGTTACTTATTGGCGGTAATCGTGGCATGGCGGGGGCAATTCGATTGGCGGCAGAAGCAGCCCTGCGTGCTGGTGCGGGCCTAGTGTCGGTAGCCACTCATCCAGATAATATTGCGAGCGTCTTACAAGGGCGTTTTGAATTAATGGTGCACGGTGTTGAAAGTGCAGATGAGTTATCGCCACTGATGAAAAAAGCCAGTGTGATAGTGCTTGGTCCCGGGCTTGGTCAAGACGCTTGGGCCAAAGCACTCTTTAAGTGTGCGATGGCAACTGAATTGCCGATGGTTGTGGATGCTGATGGACTCAATTGTTTAGCGGATTCACCGAGGCAAAAATCAAACTGGGTGTTAACGCCTCACTTAGGTGAAGCAAAGCGGTTATTGAGTCACTCAAAGACACCGCTAAATGAACACGACCGCTTCGCGGTGGCTAAAAAAATTAGCCATGAATATGGCGCTGTTACGGTATTGAAAGGGCCGGGAAGTTTGATATCTGAAGATGAGCGGATAAATATTAATCGTTCAGGCTGTGCTGGAATGGCGAGTGCTGGGATGGGCGATGTTTTATCTGGTATCATAGGCGGTTTAATTGCCCAAGGGATGGAAGCATTTGCTGCAACAAACCTAGCCGTGTATATTCATGGTTTAGCTGCCGAGCAGGCCGCCCATGATGGCGAAAAAGGTATGTTGGCTGGGGATTTATTCGAACATATTCGAGGTATTTTAGGGTGA
- the queG gene encoding tRNA epoxyqueuosine(34) reductase QueG, whose product MTTDNINYSELAAQIKQWGQELGFAEVGITDIDLSEHEAQLQRWLDAGYHGEMAYMAAHGMKRARPAELVPGTQRIISVKMNYLPPDASFARALGNKTTAYLSRYALGRDYHKVMRNKLKQLGQKIEQEVGTLGFRPFVDSAPVLERQIAEKAGLGWRGKNSLVINKQAGSWFFLGELFVDIPLPVDKPNQEEGCGRCTACLTLCPTGAIVEPYVVDARRCISYLTIELQGAIPEEFRAKMGNRIYGCDDCQLVCPWNRYGQITEEADFLPRTQLKDQQLLTLFAWDEATFLKNTEGSPIRRIGHERWLRNLAVGLGNAHYDEAIVTALEDKRQSATPLVIEHIDWALERQKQKSDQHERKKARLIRIIEKGLPRDA is encoded by the coding sequence GTGACGACCGATAATATCAATTATAGTGAACTTGCAGCACAAATTAAGCAATGGGGCCAAGAACTTGGCTTTGCAGAAGTCGGTATAACCGACATTGATTTAAGTGAGCATGAAGCACAACTTCAGCGCTGGTTAGACGCAGGTTACCATGGTGAAATGGCTTATATGGCGGCGCATGGAATGAAGCGTGCCCGCCCCGCCGAACTGGTTCCAGGCACTCAGCGTATTATTTCGGTCAAAATGAATTACCTGCCACCAGATGCCAGCTTTGCCAGAGCGCTTGGTAACAAAACCACAGCTTATCTCTCTCGTTATGCATTAGGTCGAGACTATCATAAGGTGATGCGCAATAAGCTAAAGCAGCTCGGACAAAAGATTGAGCAAGAAGTCGGCACGTTAGGGTTTCGCCCTTTTGTCGACTCAGCCCCTGTACTGGAGCGACAAATTGCTGAAAAAGCCGGACTTGGCTGGCGTGGAAAAAACAGTCTAGTGATTAATAAGCAGGCGGGTTCTTGGTTTTTCTTGGGTGAGCTGTTTGTTGATATTCCACTTCCCGTTGATAAACCAAACCAAGAAGAAGGTTGCGGCCGTTGTACCGCCTGCCTAACTTTATGCCCCACCGGCGCCATCGTGGAACCTTATGTCGTCGATGCAAGACGTTGTATTTCTTATCTCACCATAGAGCTTCAAGGCGCCATTCCAGAGGAGTTTAGGGCAAAAATGGGCAATCGAATATATGGTTGTGATGATTGCCAGTTGGTTTGTCCATGGAATCGCTATGGTCAAATAACGGAAGAAGCCGACTTTTTGCCGCGAACTCAACTTAAAGATCAGCAATTATTAACCTTATTCGCTTGGGATGAAGCCACATTTTTGAAAAATACCGAAGGTAGCCCAATTCGCCGGATTGGACATGAACGTTGGCTACGAAACTTAGCCGTTGGCCTTGGCAATGCCCACTACGACGAAGCTATCGTTACAGCACTGGAAGACAAGCGTCAAAGTGCAACCCCACTTGTTATCGAGCATATCGACTGGGCGTTGGAGCGACAAAAACAAAAGTCCGACCAGCATGAGCGCAAAAAAGCAAGGCTGATCCGCATTATTGAAAAGGGCTTGCCACGAGATGCTTAG
- a CDS encoding response regulator, translating to MALRRILAVDDEPFNLEIIEEILEDLDFELKTVESGHECLAVVEDFDPQVILLDVSMPKMSGYEVCKAVKANPNTQHIIVMFVSARGSVEERMEGYSVGAEDYIVKPFGQGELKAKLTHLNQMLLEKDILAQQIEDATSTAFSAMANSSEMGQIVTYIEQIGEIETIPRLAEALCQCLKGLGLNCNVEVRLEGQKHHFATTGICSPIVIELFEILHTKGRLHEFTNRILVNYPFLSILILNMPGDDPDKHGRLRDHICFIASVTEQQLIAISTKRKLVQQHEDLEEAIKMVQGKFNSMVSLLDKNRQENEKVFRSLQELFEERIPTMGLDEDQEMFIYQNVDKAIQSSVAREESVREVKIAFHDIEEDLKLLSRRSE from the coding sequence ATGGCTTTACGCAGAATCTTAGCAGTTGACGACGAACCATTTAATCTAGAAATCATTGAAGAGATTTTAGAAGACTTAGACTTTGAGTTAAAAACCGTTGAAAGCGGCCATGAATGTCTAGCTGTAGTCGAAGATTTTGATCCTCAAGTTATCTTACTTGATGTAAGTATGCCAAAAATGAGCGGATATGAGGTATGTAAGGCAGTAAAAGCCAACCCAAACACGCAGCATATTATCGTTATGTTTGTCTCAGCAAGAGGTTCTGTTGAAGAGCGAATGGAAGGCTACTCGGTGGGTGCTGAAGATTATATTGTTAAGCCGTTTGGCCAAGGTGAACTAAAAGCCAAACTAACGCACTTGAACCAAATGCTACTAGAAAAAGATATTCTGGCTCAGCAAATTGAAGATGCAACCTCCACAGCATTTAGCGCCATGGCGAATAGCAGTGAAATGGGGCAAATTGTTACCTACATTGAGCAGATAGGTGAAATAGAAACGATCCCACGGCTCGCAGAAGCGTTATGTCAATGTTTAAAGGGGCTGGGGCTTAACTGCAATGTTGAGGTTCGACTCGAGGGGCAAAAGCATCACTTTGCAACGACGGGTATTTGCTCGCCTATCGTCATTGAATTATTTGAGATCTTACACACCAAAGGGCGATTACATGAATTTACTAACCGTATATTGGTTAACTATCCATTTTTGAGCATTTTGATCCTCAATATGCCGGGAGACGACCCTGATAAACACGGTAGATTACGGGATCATATTTGTTTTATTGCCAGTGTAACGGAGCAACAGTTAATTGCCATTTCCACTAAACGCAAGCTGGTACAGCAACACGAAGACTTGGAAGAAGCGATAAAAATGGTGCAAGGTAAGTTTAACAGCATGGTGTCGCTGCTTGATAAAAATCGTCAAGAAAACGAAAAAGTGTTCCGCTCATTACAGGAGCTATTCGAAGAGCGAATTCCTACTATGGGCCTAGACGAAGATCAGGAGATGTTTATCTATCAAAACGTCGATAAAGCGATTCAAAGCTCTGTCGCACGGGAAGAAAGTGTGCGAGAAGTTAAAATTGCTTTCCATGATATCGAAGAAGATTTAAAACTGCTCTCTCGACGTTCAGAATAG
- a CDS encoding sensor histidine kinase — protein sequence MTSRVLIIDSSSVQAMRVKVLFELLGGEVEHVHYRSLEANLDFDKFDVVVIAHGVPANKLQALYQLRNHDKLVLLAPKPDNAEHLKSFSEINRALPNGIVIYPFFANKDITGLLERLLEIGSTNTLVLPKVLLVDHHTPRLESLANGLRGAQLAVTTATTLDEAMRVAERHPVDLLICDFNLEKDTGLDVFNKVRQVHHNCRCLLMTSRVNQVDMLEAVRQGVEDILIKPFDESDLLQSLHKLWQTELLRRHNQELVERLQDTVDALIERDSLLRVIYKHTPDPIMLFNRQGHIIEANDACCELFDLTEEELQPLSIFELFDEISVSQLRDLMKHVGMLKHFNCELSLPKAGERSIPLMGTFNEIDHHGDMAFAVIFKNVSKLKEQQEVLEETKELLEFEVQARTAQLQKAKEAAEAANLSKSEFLANMSHELRTPMHSILSFARFGLDKLTAPEVPADKLKKYLSRIETSGERLLVLLNNLLDLSKLDAGRFPFNPSFHNLVNVIQSGIEDVSGTALEKKIKIRFEKPEQGVVTFCDPEQMNQVIRNLLGNALKFSPEGSEVSVLLSCKDQDIHIKIADQGVGIPDDELEQVFAKFVQSSKTDSGAGGTGLGLAICKEFILLHKGQIYAENNPEGGACINVSLPLTEHLESNAV from the coding sequence ATGACGAGTCGAGTGCTGATTATTGACAGCAGCAGTGTGCAAGCGATGCGAGTAAAGGTATTATTTGAGTTACTCGGTGGTGAAGTAGAGCATGTGCATTACCGGAGTCTGGAAGCAAATCTCGATTTTGATAAATTTGATGTTGTTGTTATTGCTCATGGGGTACCCGCCAATAAGCTCCAAGCGTTATATCAACTGAGGAATCATGATAAGTTAGTGTTGCTGGCACCTAAGCCTGACAATGCTGAGCACTTAAAGTCTTTTAGTGAAATCAATCGTGCCTTGCCAAATGGTATTGTTATCTATCCCTTCTTTGCTAACAAAGATATTACCGGCTTACTTGAACGCCTACTAGAAATTGGTTCAACCAATACTTTGGTGCTACCCAAAGTGTTGCTGGTTGACCATCATACGCCTCGCCTTGAGAGCCTGGCTAATGGCCTACGAGGTGCGCAGCTTGCAGTGACCACCGCAACGACACTTGATGAAGCAATGCGAGTTGCCGAGCGACATCCGGTTGACCTCCTGATTTGTGACTTTAACTTAGAAAAAGACACTGGCTTAGATGTGTTTAATAAAGTACGTCAAGTGCATCACAATTGCCGCTGCTTATTGATGACTTCCCGAGTTAATCAAGTGGATATGCTAGAAGCCGTGCGTCAAGGGGTTGAGGATATTCTGATTAAACCGTTTGATGAGAGCGATTTATTACAAAGCCTACATAAATTATGGCAAACAGAGCTCTTAAGACGTCATAACCAAGAGTTAGTTGAGCGCCTACAGGATACGGTAGATGCCTTGATTGAACGCGACAGCCTATTGCGCGTGATTTATAAACATACCCCAGACCCGATTATGCTGTTCAACCGTCAAGGTCATATTATTGAAGCAAATGACGCGTGTTGCGAACTATTTGATTTGACGGAAGAAGAGCTGCAACCGCTATCAATTTTTGAGCTATTTGATGAAATATCCGTGTCGCAATTACGCGATTTGATGAAACATGTTGGTATGTTAAAACACTTTAACTGTGAGCTGAGTCTGCCAAAAGCGGGTGAACGTAGTATTCCCTTGATGGGAACGTTTAATGAAATCGATCATCATGGTGACATGGCATTTGCGGTCATTTTTAAAAATGTCTCAAAGCTTAAAGAGCAGCAAGAAGTACTAGAAGAAACCAAAGAGTTGCTAGAGTTTGAAGTGCAAGCTCGAACCGCACAGTTACAAAAAGCCAAGGAGGCAGCGGAAGCGGCCAACTTATCAAAATCTGAATTTTTAGCCAATATGTCCCATGAGTTACGCACGCCAATGCACTCCATTTTAAGTTTTGCGCGATTTGGTTTAGATAAGCTAACGGCCCCTGAAGTGCCAGCGGATAAACTCAAAAAGTATTTATCTCGTATCGAAACCAGCGGTGAGCGTCTGTTGGTACTACTTAATAATCTGCTTGATTTATCAAAGTTAGACGCAGGTCGCTTTCCATTTAATCCAAGCTTTCACAATCTGGTTAATGTGATCCAAAGTGGTATTGAAGATGTATCGGGTACCGCGCTTGAGAAAAAGATAAAAATCCGCTTTGAAAAGCCTGAACAAGGAGTGGTGACGTTTTGCGATCCGGAGCAAATGAACCAAGTGATCAGAAATTTATTGGGTAATGCGTTAAAGTTTAGCCCCGAAGGTAGTGAGGTGAGTGTGCTGTTAAGCTGCAAAGATCAAGATATTCATATTAAGATTGCCGATCAAGGGGTTGGTATCCCAGATGACGAATTGGAGCAGGTCTTTGCCAAGTTTGTGCAAAGCAGTAAAACAGACAGTGGTGCCGGCGGCACGGGTTTAGGTCTTGCTATTTGTAAGGAGTTTATTTTACTGCATAAAGGGCAGATTTACGCCGAGAATAATCCCGAGGGCGGTGCATGTATAAATGTGAGCCTGCCTTTAACAGAGCATCTTGAGAGTAATGCGGTGTAA
- a CDS encoding GNAT family N-acetyltransferase produces MNIRLAKPQDLCAIVAIYNETIPSRQVTADTEPVSVAQKQSWFAAHTKNRPIYVVEQGGEVIGWMSFSSFYGRPAYDGTAEVSIYLAKAAQGQGLGSKLMDFAEQQAPKLLISTLLGFIFSHNLPSIRLFKKHGYEKWGELPNIAVMDGNHYSLTILGKSLA; encoded by the coding sequence ATGAATATTAGACTCGCTAAACCGCAAGATCTTTGCGCTATTGTTGCCATTTACAACGAAACGATACCGAGCCGCCAAGTCACAGCGGATACGGAGCCCGTAAGCGTAGCACAAAAGCAAAGTTGGTTCGCCGCACATACGAAAAATCGCCCAATTTATGTGGTAGAACAAGGGGGAGAGGTTATCGGGTGGATGAGCTTTAGCAGCTTTTATGGTCGTCCCGCCTATGATGGTACGGCTGAGGTGAGTATTTATCTTGCAAAAGCGGCGCAAGGCCAAGGGTTAGGCAGTAAACTCATGGATTTTGCCGAGCAGCAAGCGCCAAAACTACTTATTTCAACCTTACTTGGCTTTATTTTTTCTCATAACCTCCCCAGCATCCGCCTGTTTAAAAAGCATGGCTATGAAAAGTGGGGAGAACTACCAAATATTGCTGTCATGGATGGTAATCACTATAGCTTGACGATTTTGGGTAAGTCACTCGCTTAA
- a CDS encoding glutathione peroxidase produces the protein MTKSLSILSLALGFLISSNAHAEAASCDDFTNVELRKLRSDDSLNLCEFKDKPLLIVNTASNCGFTGQFEGLEQLHQKYQDKGLVVLGFPSDDFFQEEDDEKETAKVCFINYGVTFNMFATSEVRGSDANPIFQHLNEVTSSPNWNFYKYLVSADRKTIKRFNSRTKPMSDELTSEIEKLLPR, from the coding sequence ATGACAAAAAGTCTTTCGATTCTGAGCTTAGCGCTTGGTTTCCTAATCTCAAGTAACGCTCATGCTGAGGCAGCTAGCTGTGATGACTTTACCAATGTCGAGCTGCGAAAACTGCGCTCTGATGACTCACTTAACCTTTGTGAATTTAAAGACAAACCGCTCCTTATCGTGAACACGGCGAGTAACTGTGGATTTACCGGTCAGTTCGAAGGCCTTGAGCAACTACACCAAAAATATCAAGATAAAGGCCTTGTTGTACTTGGCTTTCCCTCTGATGATTTTTTCCAAGAAGAAGATGACGAAAAGGAAACAGCCAAAGTATGCTTTATCAACTACGGTGTAACATTCAATATGTTTGCGACATCGGAGGTCAGAGGCTCAGATGCCAACCCCATATTTCAACATTTGAACGAAGTAACAAGTTCTCCAAACTGGAATTTTTACAAATACTTAGTGTCAGCTGATCGTAAAACAATTAAGCGCTTTAACAGCCGCACTAAACCAATGTCTGACGAACTGACTAGCGAAATTGAAAAACTCTTGCCTAGATAA
- a CDS encoding peptidylprolyl isomerase, giving the protein MAIASARHILVDSEAQCMELKERIAAGEDFAEIAKQYSNCPSGQDGGALGEFGPGMMVPEFDKVVFSAPINQVQGPVQTQFGFHLLEVTSRSD; this is encoded by the coding sequence ATGGCAATCGCTAGTGCAAGACACATCCTAGTAGATAGTGAAGCGCAATGCATGGAGCTCAAAGAACGCATTGCAGCAGGGGAAGATTTCGCAGAAATCGCAAAGCAGTACTCCAATTGCCCATCGGGCCAAGATGGTGGTGCGCTAGGTGAGTTCGGACCAGGTATGATGGTGCCTGAATTCGATAAAGTGGTTTTTTCAGCCCCAATCAATCAAGTGCAAGGGCCAGTACAAACGCAGTTTGGTTTTCACTTGCTTGAGGTAACCAGCCGTAGCGATTAA
- a CDS encoding glutathione S-transferase family protein produces MKLIGSNTSPYARRIRMWAAAKQLPMSYQHIDIFSEAGHDELIRHNPARKIPFLIDDAQLICDSNLIVRYLREKHQLPFPSWDQENWLVLINACNDSLVELLLSKRSGFDIEQDKLFFNLQRERIGHTLHYLNEECVTEEFLHCDYLKISLYCLIDWVLFRELVDLSDYTNLMAFHGRWQSQTIAQQTDPRN; encoded by the coding sequence ATGAAACTTATCGGTTCAAATACCAGTCCATACGCCCGTAGAATTAGAATGTGGGCCGCGGCTAAACAGCTCCCAATGAGCTATCAGCATATAGATATATTTTCAGAAGCAGGTCATGACGAACTTATTCGCCATAATCCTGCTCGTAAGATCCCGTTTTTAATCGACGACGCACAACTTATTTGTGATTCTAATCTGATTGTTCGCTACCTCCGTGAAAAACATCAACTTCCGTTTCCCAGTTGGGATCAAGAGAACTGGCTGGTCCTTATCAATGCCTGTAATGATTCTTTGGTGGAGTTATTACTTAGTAAGCGCTCTGGTTTTGATATTGAACAAGATAAACTTTTTTTTAATCTACAGCGGGAACGAATTGGCCATACCTTGCACTATCTCAATGAAGAGTGTGTGACAGAAGAGTTTTTACACTGTGATTATCTCAAAATCAGTTTATACTGCCTTATTGATTGGGTTCTATTTAGAGAGCTCGTCGACCTGAGCGATTACACCAACCTGATGGCATTTCATGGCCGTTGGCAAAGCCAAACGATCGCCCAGCAAACTGATCCACGAAATTGA
- a CDS encoding DUF2750 domain-containing protein, with translation MNEEEIGSEVSEFIEQVKNTESVWALSSDDGGMVVVDSNQFDEIDVLLLWDSEEKAQAQCRDEWSEFSPMSIDVESFLDEWVLDLKEDDALVGLNWNDDNVCVEIEPVGLARLLVDIE, from the coding sequence ATGAATGAAGAAGAAATTGGCTCAGAAGTCAGTGAGTTTATTGAGCAAGTAAAAAATACTGAAAGCGTTTGGGCACTTAGCTCTGATGACGGCGGTATGGTTGTGGTTGACTCAAACCAGTTTGACGAGATTGATGTGTTATTGCTGTGGGATAGTGAAGAAAAAGCGCAAGCTCAATGTCGCGACGAGTGGAGTGAGTTCTCGCCGATGAGTATTGATGTTGAGAGTTTTCTTGACGAATGGGTACTCGACCTAAAAGAAGATGATGCACTCGTTGGTCTAAACTGGAATGATGACAACGTTTGTGTTGAAATCGAGCCCGTTGGTCTTGCTAGACTACTTGTGGATATCGAATAA
- a CDS encoding VOC family protein yields MFAKTVIYVESVEEVLDFYYQAFGLSTFDMTDEGDYGELDTGEVKLAFASHPLAQSQFRQDYIRCHPKQPALGFEITIGCENVPECYDKAVAAGAEPLSPPNQKGRVTQAYVRAIEGTLVALVSKPSE; encoded by the coding sequence GTGTTTGCTAAAACGGTGATTTATGTAGAAAGTGTTGAGGAAGTGCTGGATTTTTACTATCAAGCATTTGGCTTGAGCACTTTTGATATGACCGATGAAGGGGATTATGGTGAGCTAGATACCGGAGAAGTGAAACTCGCTTTTGCCAGCCACCCGCTAGCCCAATCACAATTTAGGCAAGACTACATTCGTTGTCATCCCAAACAACCTGCACTTGGATTTGAAATTACCATCGGCTGTGAAAATGTGCCCGAATGCTATGATAAAGCGGTAGCCGCTGGGGCTGAACCATTAAGCCCGCCAAACCAAAAAGGTAGAGTGACACAAGCTTATGTGAGAGCCATTGAAGGGACTTTAGTTGCTTTGGTGTCAAAGCCGAGTGAATAG
- the der gene encoding ribosome biogenesis GTPase Der → MLPVIALVGRPNVGKSTLFNRLTRTRDALVADFPGLTRDRKYGQANYEGYEFIVVDTGGIDGSEEGIETEMAEQSLLAIEEADIVLFLVDARAGMTVADQAIAQHLRKQQKNCFVVANKTDGIDADSNCAEFYQLALGDVQQIAAAHGRGVTQLLELTLQPVIAELTAQDEELEHDDEDIAELYLEGEEAEEGKTGFEDKPVKLAIIGRPNVGKSTLTNRILGEDRVIVYDMPGTTRDSIYIPMTRNDKEYVLIDTAGVRKRKKVSDVVEKFSVIKTLQAIEDANVVLLVVDAREGISDQDLSLLGFALNAGRSLVIAVNKWDGLDDYVKERIKTELDRRLGFVDFARLHFISALHGTGVGHLFESIDEAYESATKRVSTAMLRRIMDMAQADHQPPLVRGRRVKLKYAHAGGYNPPRIVIHGNMVHELPDSYKRYLMNYYRKALNVMGTPIKIEFREGDNPYAGRSNKMTLSQKRKLRAFAKENRNKS, encoded by the coding sequence ATGCTTCCTGTGATCGCTCTGGTTGGGCGACCTAATGTGGGTAAATCCACACTGTTTAATCGTTTAACACGTACTCGTGACGCGTTAGTTGCTGACTTTCCGGGTCTGACTCGCGACCGTAAATACGGCCAAGCAAACTATGAAGGCTACGAGTTTATTGTGGTAGACACGGGTGGTATCGATGGCTCTGAAGAAGGCATTGAAACTGAAATGGCGGAGCAGTCGCTACTGGCAATTGAAGAAGCGGATATTGTGCTATTTTTGGTGGATGCGCGCGCAGGTATGACGGTTGCTGATCAAGCTATCGCACAGCACCTTCGTAAACAACAGAAGAATTGCTTTGTTGTCGCCAATAAAACGGATGGCATTGATGCTGATTCCAACTGTGCTGAGTTTTATCAGCTGGCGCTAGGCGACGTTCAACAGATCGCCGCCGCGCATGGTCGTGGTGTTACTCAATTATTAGAGTTGACGCTACAACCGGTTATCGCTGAGCTCACGGCTCAAGATGAAGAACTTGAGCATGACGATGAAGATATCGCCGAGCTTTACCTTGAAGGTGAAGAAGCCGAAGAGGGCAAAACGGGATTTGAAGACAAACCTGTTAAGCTTGCGATTATTGGTCGTCCAAATGTAGGTAAGTCAACACTAACTAACCGTATTTTAGGTGAAGACCGCGTTATCGTTTACGATATGCCGGGTACAACGCGTGATTCAATTTACATTCCAATGACGCGTAATGATAAAGAGTACGTGCTAATCGACACCGCAGGTGTACGTAAGCGCAAGAAAGTCAGTGATGTTGTAGAGAAATTCTCGGTAATCAAAACACTGCAAGCGATTGAAGATGCAAACGTGGTATTGCTCGTTGTAGACGCGCGCGAGGGGATCTCTGATCAAGACTTGAGTCTGCTTGGTTTTGCACTAAATGCGGGTCGCTCGTTGGTTATTGCGGTAAACAAATGGGATGGTCTTGATGACTATGTCAAAGAGCGTATCAAAACTGAACTAGACAGACGACTGGGCTTTGTTGATTTTGCTCGTTTGCACTTTATCAGCGCATTACATGGTACAGGCGTTGGTCACTTGTTTGAGTCGATTGACGAAGCTTATGAATCAGCGACTAAACGAGTAAGTACGGCAATGTTACGTCGTATCATGGATATGGCTCAGGCGGATCACCAGCCACCACTGGTTCGTGGACGCCGTGTAAAGCTTAAGTACGCACACGCAGGTGGTTATAACCCGCCGCGCATTGTTATCCACGGCAATATGGTGCACGAACTGCCAGATAGCTATAAGCGCTATTTGATGAACTACTATCGTAAAGCGCTTAATGTAATGGGTACGCCGATTAAGATTGAATTCCGCGAAGGGGACAACCCTTACGCTGGTCGTTCAAACAAAATGACGCTATCGCAAAAGCGTAAGCTTCGCGCATTCGCAAAAGAAAACCGCAATAAGTCGTAA